In Centropristis striata isolate RG_2023a ecotype Rhode Island chromosome 1, C.striata_1.0, whole genome shotgun sequence, one DNA window encodes the following:
- the LOC131975933 gene encoding protein PERCC1 produces MAAGVIRNFFVQAPAPAYFPLIFQHSPCKEDVEEKPEAREDEEDREVEEEEEEEEEEDEESEAQEEEEECLEEVFLNPAHYALDVTKQLLRFADLISRDVQRYFGRCSGDQEACDIYSDSVSVTTSGRLRYYDDLLKIARAGSPDEQENSSAVAVCADDQGVGAAKGSSGLGPLAELFHHRGPSRARSRPMIKRHLPLSFWTEPVPCCSLVSFSNTHDVMHTDSDTQSQDQNTHMHYNTHHNTHTLDSIQPDFSDLLANWDPHPELTHTLTDSTHTLTENTHMQH; encoded by the coding sequence ATGGCTGCAGGAGTCATCAGGAACTTCTTCGTCCAGGCCCCGGCTCCAGCCTACTTCCCTCTGATTTTCCAGCATTCTCCATGCAAGGAAGACGTGGAGGAAAAGCCCGAAGCGAGGGAAGATGAGGAAGACagagaggtagaggaggaggaggaggaagaggaggaggaggatgaagaatcTGAAgctcaggaggaagaggaggaatgtTTGGAGGAGGTTTTCTTAAACCCCGCCCACTACGCGTTGGATGTGACCAAGCAGCTGCTGCGGTTTGCCGACCTCATCAGCCGGGACGTGCAGCGATACTTCGGCCGCTGCTCAGGTGACCAAGAAGCTTGTGACATCTACAGCGACTCGGTGTCCGTGACGACCAGCGGCCGCCTGCGTTACTACGACGACCTGCTGAAAATTGCAAGAGCGGGGAGTCCAGATGAGCAAGAAAACAGCTCGGCAGTGGCTGTTTGTGCTGATGATCAAGGAGTCGGGGCGGCAAAGGGCAGCAGCGGGTTGGGGCCCCTGGCGGAACTGTTCCACCACAGGGGCCCCAGTAGGGCCCGCAGCCGCCCCATGATCAAACGCCATCTTCCGCTCAGCTTCTGGACCGAGCCCGTCCCCTGCTGCTCTCTGGTCAGTTTCAGTAACACACACGACGTGATgcacacagacagtgacacacaatcacaggaccagaacacacacatgcactacaacacacaccacaacacacacaccctcgACAGCATCCAGCCGGACTTCAGCGACTTGCTGGCAAACTGGGATCCGCACCcggagctcacacacacactgacggacagcacacacacactgaccgagaacacacacatgcagcattaa